The proteins below are encoded in one region of Dioscorea cayenensis subsp. rotundata cultivar TDr96_F1 chromosome 18, TDr96_F1_v2_PseudoChromosome.rev07_lg8_w22 25.fasta, whole genome shotgun sequence:
- the LOC120282979 gene encoding LOW QUALITY PROTEIN: tropomyosin alpha-3 chain-like (The sequence of the model RefSeq protein was modified relative to this genomic sequence to represent the inferred CDS: deleted 2 bases in 2 codons), whose amino-acid sequence MDAHHATLGRRTLEEIRQKRAAERLHKASSGPDLNSSNAYGAYSLEGGIRASERDSYALPSRVKELESRNAELEAENQKLLSKLEAKDADNDTLVKRVNELENNVLPGLRKALKDVSIEKDAAFVAKEDALSQLRTMKKRIKEAEEDQYRAEEDAAALRAELSALQQQGFGNSFGGFSSTGKSAEDIAAIEKEMGDLKLVLQQESQLRLREQQKLADEQLRLSSLMAEKQMLEDKYQELSKKASDEALEVAARKAFIVQDKERYDQQLHDMAAMVERLEKQSTKKLLMEIDSQSSEIERLFEENSNMATSYQDAMSAAMQWERQVKDCLKQNEELRHLLDKMRSEQVNPLQSSDGNIPSYPDTEKIVGNMSTSPASAVEYQLLKGQLAKEQSRAETLSAEVMKLTAELRRSVQSYNNLARLYRPVFPNIENELMKNEARKFLSPFSCKFSYDSIQSSSCVSTTGSDQ is encoded by the exons ATGGACGCGCATCACGCAACCCTGGGTCGACGAACG CTGGAAGAGATTCGTCAGAAGAGAGCAGCTGAGAGATTGCACAAAGCCTCCTCGGGTCCTGATCTCAATTCTTCAAATGCATACG GGGCGTATAGTTTGGAAGGTGGAATTCGAGCATCCGAG AGAGATTCATACGCGCTCCCATCTCGAGTTAAGGAGCTTGAGAGTCGAAACGCGGAATTAGAAGCTGAAAATCAGAAGCTATTGTCCAAG CTTGAAGCAAAGGATGCTGATAATGATACATTGGTCAAGCGTGTGAATGAACTG GAGAACAACGTTTTACCTGGGTTGAGGAAAGCTCTCAAGGATGTCTCCATAGAAAAAGATGCAGCCTTTGTGGCGAAG GAGGATGCTCTGTCCCAACTTCGGACAATGAAGAAGCGCATAAAGGAGGCTGAAGAGGACCAGTACAGG GCTGAAGAAGATGCTGCCGCATTAAGAGCAGAGTTGAGTGCTCTACAGCAACAAGGATTTGGGAATTCGTTTGGGGGTTTCTCCTCTACAGGCAAGTCTGCGGAGGATATTGCTGCAATTGAGAAGGAGATGGGTGATTTGAAATTGGTTTTGCAG CAAGAATCACAATTGAGACTACGAGAACAACAGAAATTAGCTGATGAGCAGCTCCGGCTTTCATCTCTTATGGCTGAAAAACAAATGCTGGaagataaatatcaagaattgtCCAAAAAGGCTTCAG ATGAGGCATTGGAAGTTGCTGCTCGGAAAGCATTTATAGTG CAAGACAAGGAGAGATATGACCAGCAGTTACATGATATGGCAGCGATGGTCGAA AGACTTGAAAAACAGTCgacaaaaaaattactaatgGAG ATTGACTCACAATCATCAGAGATAGAAAGGCTC TTTGAAGAGAATTCCAATATGGCAACTTCATATCAGGATGCCATGTCTGCTGCCATGCAATGGGAAA gacAGGTGAAAGATTGCCTGAAGCAGAATGAAGAGCTTCGCCACCTTCTTGATAAAATGAGATCAGAGCAAGTTAACCCATTGCAATCAAGTGATGGAAATATCCCTTCATATCCTGATACTGAGAAAATTGTTGGGAACATGTCCACCTCTCCTGCATCTGCAGTTGAATATCAGTTACTCAAG GGCCAGCTTGCTAAAGAACAGAGTAGGGCGGAAACACTGTCAGCGGAGGTTATGAAACTTACAGCCGAACTCAGACGTTCAGTGCAATCTTATAACAACCTTGCGAGACT GTATAGACCAGTTTTTCCAAATATAGAGAACGAGCTTATGAAAAATGAAGCAAGAAAGTTTTTGTCTCCATTCAGCTGTAAGTTTTCCTATGATTCCATTCAATCTTCATCCTGTGTTTCTACTACGGGATCAGATCAATGA
- the LOC120282980 gene encoding mannose-specific lectin 1-like — translation MTGGYSAECYVTLDLNSKLAVWHPRFRYPLWSSGIMSQVGYYALVLRYDGTLRIYGPQLWSAGSSSAQLTAGIVGWTWTKTTESVLYSGDVAPIGTTIVNGNNELTLLDDCNLHWGGDVLWTNRVASPTYSEFVLVLQTNAMLTVYGPVIWSNVISGAVSGKIDTVSAD, via the exons ATGACAGGGGGCTATTCAGCTGAGTGCTACGTCACTCTGGACCTGAACAGCAAACTCGCCGTTTGGCACCCACGTTTTCGCTACCCACTCTGGAGCAGCGGCATTATGTCCCAAGTTGGGTACTATGCCCTCGTCCTCCGCTATGACGGCACCCTTCGTATATATGGTCCCCAGCTTTGGAGTGCTGGGTCCTCTTCGGCACAACTAACAGCAGGGATTGTTGGTTGGACTTGGACGAAGACCACTGAGTCAGTGCTCTACTCCGGTGATGTAGCACCCATCGGAACCACGATCGTTAATGGGAACAATGAACTCACACTGCTGGACGACTGCAACCTG CATTGGGGTGGTGATGTTCTCTGGACTAACAGAGTGGCTTCACCCACGTATTCGGAGTTTGTTCTCGTGCTGCAAACCAACGCCATGCTCACTGTCTATGGCCCTGTAATCTGGTCTAATGTCATCTCCGGTGCTGTTTCCGGCAAGATTGACACGGTCTCTGCCGACTAA
- the LOC120282513 gene encoding LOW QUALITY PROTEIN: AT-hook motif nuclear-localized protein 23-like (The sequence of the model RefSeq protein was modified relative to this genomic sequence to represent the inferred CDS: deleted 1 base in 1 codon) has protein sequence MPVAVAGNVLSAAIYPDPKVLLARFAAAAAAAAAVAVAEAGSCSRGSASSSIHPSIHLPLINLAQERNLLSLLLLLLQLLLLFFLLVFLSLCSISSTVISIFFKGIMANRWWAGSIAMGGINPVASSSSPPPSLHLRNPAGDDLRNPQQFHHLSPLGSIRRDQDPIPTATQSSGSNNNPNDDDDSGGNADDQTAAGGAGSVEMAETGGSAGSNNGRRPRGRPPGSKNKPKPPIIITRDSPNALRSHVLEIANGTDIMEAMNNFARKRQRGVCILSASGVVTNVSLRQPGAPPGAVVTLHGRFEILSLSGAFLPAPSPPDATGLKVYLAGGQGQVVGGSVMGELLASGPVMVIAATFFNATFERLPLEDDAPAGEQPVSEGMQLQQSPGGSAGAAGLAADPSLAPMLNLPPNLIPNGQFPPDMFGAWPPSAPRPPSFQ, from the exons ATGCCCGTAGCTGTAGCTGGGAATGTGTTGTCAGCTGCTATATATCCAGATCCCAAAGTCTTATTAGCTAGGtttgcagcagcagcagcagcagcagcagcagtagcagtAGCAGAAGCTGGAAGTTGCAGCAGAGGCAGTGCATCTtcttccatccatccatccatccatctacctttaataaatttagcacaagaaaggaatcttctttctcttcttctacttctacttCAACTTCTActacttttctttcttctagTCTTTCTCTCCTTGTGCTCGATCAGTAGTACTGTCATATCCATCTTCTTCAAGGGGATCATGGCCAACCGTTGGTGGGCTGGGAGTATAGCCATGGGAGGGATCAACCCAGTGGCTTCCTCCTCGTCTCCACCTCCTTCCCTTCACCTTCGGAACCCCGCCGGCGATGACCTTAGGAATCCACAGCAGTTTCATCATCTCAGCCCTCTCGGCTCTATACGACGAGACCAAGACCCTATCCCCACTGCCACCCAAAGCAGTGGGAGTAACAATAACCCCAACGACGATGACGACAGTGGTGGCAATGCTGATGACCAGACCGCTGCTGGCGGGGCTGGATCTGTTGAGATGGCAGAGACTGGTGGCTCGGCTGGGAGCAATAACGGCCGGCGGCCCCGTGGCCGTCCACCCGGATCCAAGAACAAACCGAAGCCACCCATCATCATCACTCGAGATAGTCCCAACGCTCTCCGTTCCCACGTTCTCGAGATCGCCAACGGTACTGACATCATGGAAGCCATGAACAACTTCGCTCGCAAGAGACAGCGCGGTGTTTGTATTCTTAGTGCGAGCGGTGTCGTCACTAATGTATCTCTCCGCCAACCCGGTGCTCCGCCGGGAGCTGTAGTCACGCTACACGGCCGCTTTGAGATTTTAAGTCTTTCCGGCGCGTTCCTTCCAGCGCCGTCGCCTCCGGATGCTACGGGGCTGAAGGTGTATCTCGCCGGCGGGCAAGGGCAGGTTGTGGGAGGCAGTGTCATGGGGGAGCTGCTTGCTTCAGGGCCAGTCATGGTCATTGCTGCAACGTTTTTC AATGCTACTTTTGAGCGACTACCATTAGAGGATGATGCTCCGGCTGGTGAACAGCCGGTGTCGGAGGGGATGCAGCTACAACAGAGTCCAGGTGGTTCTGCAGGTGCGGCTGGTTTGGCTGCTGATCCTTCATTAGCCCCCATGTTGAACCTCCCCCCAAATCTAATCCCCAATGGTCAGTTTCCACCTGACATGTTTGGTGCCTGGCCTCCTTCAGCTCCTCGTCCTCCGTCCTTCCAATAA